In Gracilinanus agilis isolate LMUSP501 unplaced genomic scaffold, AgileGrace unplaced_scaffold50006, whole genome shotgun sequence, the genomic window GAACTAGggctccccccccacacacacacacaccttgacagacctcctcctcctccttcccagggCAGACTGGCCGCTACGTGCTCATCCAGAGGCTCCGAGACAAGGAGCGGCAGATGCTGCCCCAGGAATGCCCGGTGGGAGCCCAGGCCACGTGTGGACAGTTTGCCAATGACGTTCAGTTTGTCTTACGGCGGACAGGGCCCAGCCTGGCCGAACGGCCTGCTTCGGACCCCTGTCTTCCCCCAGAGCGTTCCCCTGTGCGGGCCAGCCTTCCCCCAAGGCCCCGGCCCCCACCCCCCCACGATCCCCATGTGGGGTCCCGCCCCCAGGAAGGCTGCCCAGTAGGGGTGGGAGGGGAGCTGTGGGGCCTGGAGCTCCTGATTCAGAGCAATGAGGCCGAGCTGGGGCAGGAGGGCTTCTGGGAGGAGGAGCTCCAGCGGGAGCTGGCGCAAGAGCTAGCACAGCAGGGCCACATGCAGCAGCTGCAGGCAGCCACTGAGGAGTGTGCCCGGCATCTTCGTGAGCTGGATGCCCAGGCCCGAGCCCTAGAGGAGGAGATCAGCTGGTGCCAGCAGcggcagcaacagcaacagccgCAGGTGCCGAGCCCCCGGAGACCTCAGGATGAGGTTGCGGCTGCCCGGCTCCACCAGGACCTACAGGCCCAGGCCCTGCAGAGCCAGAGGCTCGAGAGCAGCCTCGCCAGCGTAGGCCGAGCCCTGGCTGAGGCCGAGCAGAGCCTGCAGGTGAGGCTGGCCTGACTGCCCGGGGAGGGCCCAAGGGGCCTAGAGGCCAGGTGCTCCCTTCATGGCTCCCCTCTATCCCCatccaggcccaggcccaggagGTACTAGAGCTGAACAAAGAGCTTCGCCAATGTAACCTGCAGCAGTTTATCCAGCAGGCAGGGACTTCGCTGCCCCCACGGCTCCAGGGCTCCGAGCCCGGCCCAGCCTCCCCAGGATTGCAGCAGGTGAGAGAACCTCAGGAGCTGGGCACCAGGGGAGCCCAGTGATGAGCACACTCCCTCCTGGGAGTTCCTGGGCCCGCTCCCTGCCTATGGCTCCTCTGTGTCCACCGCAGGGCCCTCCAGCCTCTCCAACAAGCTCATCCCACGCTTTCCCGAGATGCCCAGCCTGAGCCCTGAAGGACGTGTGAGTCTGGCTGCCTCTGCTGCTCTAGGAAGAGGGCAGGGAGAAATGCCCTCTAAGAAGGGAGCCCGTGTGCCCGCCTGGCTGGCATCTGCCTCGTCCACCAGTCTTCCTCCTCATCACTGCTCAGCTGCTAGGCCCATGGCAGCCCATCCCCTCTTGGAGAGTGAGGGTGGGTGGACAGGACACTCTGGCTAGGCTCCAGCTGTGCCTGGGGCCGGCACAGTCATCTTCCTCCCAGAGGCAGCTCGTGTGGGCCCTGAGGCCATGCCGAAGATGGTCCCTGCCAGGCCAAGGG contains:
- the RASSF7 gene encoding ras association domain-containing protein 7, translated to MELKVWVDGVQRVVCGVSEQTTCQEVVIALAQALGQTGRYVLIQRLRDKERQMLPQECPVGAQATCGQFANDVQFVLRRTGPSLAERPASDPCLPPERSPVRASLPPRPRPPPPHDPHVGSRPQEGCPVGVGGELWGLELLIQSNEAELGQEGFWEEELQRELAQELAQQGHMQQLQAATEECARHLRELDAQARALEEEISWCQQRQQQQQPQVPSPRRPQDEVAAARLHQDLQAQALQSQRLESSLASVGRALAEAEQSLQAQAQEVLELNKELRQCNLQQFIQQAGTSLPPRLQGSEPGPASPGLQQGPPASPTSSSHAFPRCPA